One Dysidea avara chromosome 7, odDysAvar1.4, whole genome shotgun sequence genomic region harbors:
- the LOC136261877 gene encoding protein misato homolog 1-like isoform X1 yields MSEVINLQLGHYSNFVGSHRWNIQESQFCYDPSSREAREVNHHCTFREGKTIHGVETYTPRLIAVDLQGSLSNLKQDGTLYDTDNTADVESELWDGAVQVCKEEGSDQVGDDIWSNILTTKLHPNSVTLLPGYWYNNPVQPFDCFPAGIDAAQSPKFIRDIDDRLHFFSEECDNLQGFQLLVDMQDGFGGMAAEIAVHLLQELYPKKAVLVNGLFPPSTALLQPHQQHYKILNYAMSIAQLSEHSSLLVPISTVCNPWDKDVGSHRVFPHLIYDLTRSYHTSAIIAAAVDTAVLPCYLDTNPCHMWDMAAPLTSLGRKVGALSCCLPLPLVANNNLTTSLGGHSINDHFTSLLPGGAVDQSVVYWSRQTVLKGIPAHYPIVPPHSMPRSLSSLLNTHDTRPNTYYHVVQKPLQVPKSFPKMFSPQLTATGLLSSEEDKNDVKSLPVGASLQSNSSIHTTITSLLDALKHINVKRYPVFSTSCLDADGWTHLQQALHDLADCYVTLSTGDWSSDSD; encoded by the exons ATGAGCGAAGTAATCAACCTTCAGTTAGGCCATTACAGCAATTTTGTGGGATCCCATCGCTGGAACATTCAA GAGTCACAATTTTGCTATGACCCTAGCTCCAGAGAAGCACGTGAAGTAAATCACCACTGCACTTTCAGGGAGGGGAAGACTATCCAC GGAGTAGAGACATACACCCCTAGACTGATTGCTGTAGATCTTCAAG GGAGCCTATCCAACTTGAAACAAGATGGAACACTTTATGATACAGACAATACTGCTGATGTTGAGAGCGAATTGTG GGATGGTGCAGTGCAAGTATGCAAGGAGGAAGGCAGTGATCAGGTTGGAGATGATATTTGGTCAAACATACTTACTACCAAACTACACCCAAACTCCGTCACACTGTTGCCTGGTTACTGGTACAACAA TCCTGTACAACCATTTGACTGCTTTCCTGCTGGTATAGATGCTGCTCAGAGTCCAAAG TTTATTAGAGATATTGATGATCGGCTGCATTTCTTTTCCGAAGAGTGTGACAACTTACAG GGATTCCAGTTGCTTGTTGACATGCAGGACGGGTTTGGCGGTATGGCTGCTGAAATTGCTGTTCACCTACTGCAGGAACTATATCCAAAGAAAGCTGTTTTGGTAAATGGCCTATTCCCTCCTTCCACTGCGTTATTGCAG CCTCATCAGCAACATTACAAGATCTTAAACTATGCCATGAGCATTGCACAACTTTCAGAACACTCATCTCTCCTCGTCCCCATCTCAACTGTGTGTAACCCTTGGGATAAAGATGTTGGCTCCCACAGGGTATTTCCCCATCTCATTTATGATTTGACACGATCATATCACACTAGTGCTATAATTGCTGCTGCAGTGGACACAGCTGTGTTGCCTTGTTACCTGGATACTAATCCCTGCCACATGTGGGACATGGCTGCACCACTGACGAGCCTTGGTCGAAAG gttgGTGCTTTATCCTGTTGTCTACCACTTCCGTTGGTTGCCAACAACAACTTGACTACCAGCCTGGGTGGCCACTCTATCAATGATCATTTCACTTCACTGTTACCTGGAGGAGCAGTGGATCAAAGT GTGGTTTATTGGTCACGGCAGACTGTGCTGAAAGGAATCCCTGCACATTATCCAATAGT CCCGCCTCACTCCATGCCACGCTCTTTGTCATCTCTTctcaacactcatgacacaagACCAAATACTTACTATCATGTAGTTCAAAAACCACTGCAAGTTCCTAAATCTTTTCCTAAAATGTTCTCACCTCAACTAACAGCGACAGGCTTATTGTCATCAGAGGAGGACAAGAATGATGTAAAGAGTTTACCAGTTGGGGCATCACTGCAGTCCAACAGTTCAATACACACCACTATTACATCACTTCTTGATGCGTTAAAGCACATTAATGTTAAAAG GTACCCTGTGTTTTCCACCAGTTGTCTGGACGCAGATGGGTGGACACATCTACAACAAGCATTACATGATTTAGCAGATTGTTATGTCACCTTGTCCACCGGTGACTGGAGCAGTGACAGTGACTAG
- the LOC136261866 gene encoding importin-11-like isoform X1 gives MGDGIVLEALIAATSQDPDLLKRGEDLLKSWEGQPGFYRTLSAIFTDHNVETAVRWMAITYIKNGVDRHWRKGAISPIDPDEKETIRHHLLSGMEEPVNQVSIQLAVLISRIARMDCPEQWPQLLPILSTSIQSQSALLQQRALLTLKHVVKTLAGRRLANDRKMFYNITEQLFVNISELWERHTQQVLSSEPAAVLAVNVESAKNCLKILRQLIVFGFARFHVIAEVLTVVSVLFDRIKLFLDYRKRCDTHLADNMESMITVSMKTLLELHSHHPLGYVAFLNHTYQLIISYVFTSTGADKLYDKFVVQCMKLLRQILKCEDYQMPSNILSSVLPPAEVMQAQLVRTTVFKSDLLREITHQLITSYLILNNENIQHGLENPEEFVQGEGDGEIYEVSVKPCVEVTFLTIFSQFQDTVKPIVMEMLHKVQGRDLSSTDQELLEKEAVYRAVGLAAYELYDEIDYDNWYSTYLIRELEITDQRYMLVRYRVVWLLGHWVSVKMSTELRPSLYSCLLQLLHPSERLLIRLAASQSLYSSVDDFTFTAEDFSPFLSDMMSHLLQLLTDVEDCDTKLKVLRVISLIIESSGHHIQPHVLTIAQQMPLLWEQSAKHNLLRCSILTTLMKITQGLGNISTSLHSLLIPVITLATDPTQDSYVYLGEDGLTLWLTTLEYSSSLSLELVHLFSQNMSNVMGLSGGSSAADLSPESLLTCFKIIEHYCILGGADFLQACGGIIVSACQEYISDVKRDCVVAILEVLNRIIKTSHLAGAQLIHQQLFTVFLAVVRAEDHPPVMSGYFTTLAHLLYYSSMTFFSLIEQASTQLHQNVEDVFCSFVDLWHSKLNIIISLEQRKIVGLAISTLLPINDRCVLSRFGVLFNMCVEVLHDMCDWNDKDVLFDNLCTPSGGDKIKQTPEHDGYCENRKKLERFDPVWTVELHQAVSMKLDECERTHGPTRFQLILQSVEWSIREQMCEYVPAELAVKLLAT, from the exons ATGGGTGATGGTATCGTTCTTGAGGCGCTTATAGCGGCCACCAGTCAAGATCCAGACTTGCTCAAACGCGGAGAAGATCTTTTGAAGTCTTGGGAAGGACAACCCGGTTTCTATCGGACTCTATCG GCAATATTCACTGATCATAATGTGGAGACTGCAGTTAGGTGGATGGCTATTACGTACATTAAAAATGGTGTGGACCGACACTGGAGGAAAGGAGCCATCAG TCCAATAGATCCAGATGAGAAAGAAACCATACGACATCATTTACTGTCAGGAATGGAAGAACCAGTTAATCAG GTGTCTATACAGTTAGCTGTGTTGATCTCTCGCATTGCGAGAATGGATTGCCCCGAGCAATGGCCTCAATTGCTGCCTATTCTATCAACG TCAATTCAAAGCCAGTCAGCATTATTGCAGCAAAGGGCACTTCTCACTCTCAAACATGTTGTAAAGACTTTAGCTGGAAGAAGACTTGCTAATGACCGAAAGATGTTTTATAAT ATAACAGAGCAGTTGTTTGTGAACATTTCAGAGCTGTGGGAGAGGCACACCCAACAAGTGTTATCATCCGAG CCTGCTGCTGTGTTAGCTGTGAATGTTGAGAGTGCTAAGAATTGCTTGAAGA TTTTACGACAATTGATTGTGTTTGGTTTTGCTCGTTTCCATGTTATTGCTGAAGTCTTG ACTGTTGTCAGTGTGTTATTTGATCGTATCAAACTGTTTTTAGACTACA GAAAGAGGTGTGACACACACTTGGCAGACAATATGGAGAGCATGATCACAGTTTCCATGAAGACA TTGCTGGAGCTGCACTCTCACCATCCTCTTGGCTATGTCGCTTTCCTCAATCACACTTATCAACTGATAATCTCCTATGTATTTACTTCCACCGGAGCAG ATAAACTTTATGACAAATTTGTGGTTCAGTGTATGAAACTGTTACGACAAATTCTGAAGTGTGAGGATTATCAAATGCCCTCAAATATCTTATCATCTG TGTTACCACCTGCAGAAGTGATGCAGGCTCAGCTAGTGCGTACAACAGTGTTCAAATCTGATTTGTTACGAGAGATCACACATCAATTGATCACCTCTTATCTCATTCTAAACAATGAG AACATACAACATGGGCTGGAGAATCCTGAAGAATTCG TTCAGGGTGAAGGTGATGGAGAGATCTATGAAGTGTCTGTAAAG CCTTGTGTAGAAGTGACGTTCCTAACTATCTTCTCTCAGTTTCAAGACACTGTCAAACCCATTGTCATGGAAATGTTACATAAAGTTCAAG GAAGAGATCTTTCTTCTACGGATCAGGAGCTACTAGAGAAGGAGGCAGTATATCGTGCTGTGGGGTTGGCAGCATATGAACTGTATGATGAGATTGATTATGATAATTGGTACTCCACATATCTGATTCGTGAATTGGAGATCACTGATCAAAG GTACATGCTGGTTCGGTATCGTGTTGTGTGGTTGCTAGGACACTGGGTATCAGTAAAGATGTCAACAGAATTACGTCCTTCACTTTACTCCTGTTTATTACAATTATTGCACCCCAGTGAACGGCTCTTG ATCCGGCTAGCTGCCTCACAATCACTCTACTCTT CGGTGGATGACTTCACGTTCACTGCAGAAGacttctctcct TTTCTATCAGACATGATGTCCCATCTACTTCAGTTGTTGACTGACGTGGAAGACTGTGATACTAAA TTAAAGGTGTTACGGGTCATCAGTTTGATAATAGAGTCATCTGGTCATCACATCCAACCTCATGTACTAACCATAGCTCAGCAGATGCCACTGTTGTGGGAACAGTCGGCCAAACACAATCTTCTACGCTGCTCCATTCTTACTACACTAATGAAGATCACTCAGGGACTGGGCAATATCTCAACCAGTCTTCACTCACTGCTCATACCAGTGATCACCTTAGCAACTGACCCAACACAAGACTCGTATGTCTACCTTGGTGAAGATGGGCTCACTCTATG GTTAACTACGCTGGAGTATTCAAGTAGTTTAAGTTTGGAGCTGGTTCATCTGTTCAGCCAGAACATGTCCAATGTAATGGGGTTATCAGGTGGTTCCAGTGCTGCAG ATCTGTCTCCTGAGAGTTTGCTCACCTGCTTTAAGATCATAGAACATTACTGTATTCTAGGTGGAGCTGATTTCTTGCAG GCATGTGGGGGCATAATAGTGAGTGCTTGTCAGGAGTACATTAGTGATGTCAAACGAGACTGTGTGGTAGCCATTTTGGAG GTATTAAATAGAATTATCAAAACATCACATCTTGCCGGAGCACAACTAATCCATCAACAATTATTCACAGTGTTTCTAGCTGTAGTGCGAGCAGAG GACCACCCACCTGTCATGTCCGGCTACTTCACAACATTAGCACACCTACTCTATTACTCTTCAATGACATTCTTCTCTCTAATTGAACAAGCTAGTACACAACTACACCAGAAC GTTGAAGATGTATTTTGCTCATTTGTTGACTTGTGGCACAGTAAACTTAACATCATTATATCACTAGAACAACGCAAGATTGTTGGACTAGCCATCTCCACACTATTGCCCATCAATGACAG GTGCGTATTATCACGGTTTGGAGTACTGTTCAACATGTGTGTGGAAGTGTTGCATGATATGTGCGACTGGAATGATAAAGATGTCCTCTTTGA CAACTTGTGTACACCCAGTGGCGGTGACAAAATCAAGCAGACTCCAGAACATGATGGATATTGTGAGAACAGAAAGAAA TTGGAGCGGTTTGATCCAGTTTGGACGGTTGAGCTACATCAAGCTGTGTCAATGAAATTGGATGAGTGTGAACGTACTCATGGGCCAACAAGGTTCCAGTTAATACTACAAAGTGTGGAGTGGTCAATTAGAGAACAAATGTGCGAGTACGTACCAGCAGAACTAGCAGTGAAACTACTGGCCACATAA
- the LOC136261877 gene encoding protein misato homolog 1-like isoform X2 — protein MSEVINLQLGHYSNFVGSHRWNIQESQFCYDPSSREAREVNHHCTFREGKTIHGVETYTPRLIAVDLQGSLSNLKQDGTLYDTDNTADVESELWDGAVQVCKEEGSDQVGDDIWSNILTTKLHPNSVTLLPGYCPVQPFDCFPAGIDAAQSPKFIRDIDDRLHFFSEECDNLQGFQLLVDMQDGFGGMAAEIAVHLLQELYPKKAVLVNGLFPPSTALLQPHQQHYKILNYAMSIAQLSEHSSLLVPISTVCNPWDKDVGSHRVFPHLIYDLTRSYHTSAIIAAAVDTAVLPCYLDTNPCHMWDMAAPLTSLGRKVGALSCCLPLPLVANNNLTTSLGGHSINDHFTSLLPGGAVDQSVVYWSRQTVLKGIPAHYPIVPPHSMPRSLSSLLNTHDTRPNTYYHVVQKPLQVPKSFPKMFSPQLTATGLLSSEEDKNDVKSLPVGASLQSNSSIHTTITSLLDALKHINVKRYPVFSTSCLDADGWTHLQQALHDLADCYVTLSTGDWSSDSD, from the exons ATGAGCGAAGTAATCAACCTTCAGTTAGGCCATTACAGCAATTTTGTGGGATCCCATCGCTGGAACATTCAA GAGTCACAATTTTGCTATGACCCTAGCTCCAGAGAAGCACGTGAAGTAAATCACCACTGCACTTTCAGGGAGGGGAAGACTATCCAC GGAGTAGAGACATACACCCCTAGACTGATTGCTGTAGATCTTCAAG GGAGCCTATCCAACTTGAAACAAGATGGAACACTTTATGATACAGACAATACTGCTGATGTTGAGAGCGAATTGTG GGATGGTGCAGTGCAAGTATGCAAGGAGGAAGGCAGTGATCAGGTTGGAGATGATATTTGGTCAAACATACTTACTACCAAACTACACCCAAACTCCGTCACACTGTTGCCTGGTTACTG TCCTGTACAACCATTTGACTGCTTTCCTGCTGGTATAGATGCTGCTCAGAGTCCAAAG TTTATTAGAGATATTGATGATCGGCTGCATTTCTTTTCCGAAGAGTGTGACAACTTACAG GGATTCCAGTTGCTTGTTGACATGCAGGACGGGTTTGGCGGTATGGCTGCTGAAATTGCTGTTCACCTACTGCAGGAACTATATCCAAAGAAAGCTGTTTTGGTAAATGGCCTATTCCCTCCTTCCACTGCGTTATTGCAG CCTCATCAGCAACATTACAAGATCTTAAACTATGCCATGAGCATTGCACAACTTTCAGAACACTCATCTCTCCTCGTCCCCATCTCAACTGTGTGTAACCCTTGGGATAAAGATGTTGGCTCCCACAGGGTATTTCCCCATCTCATTTATGATTTGACACGATCATATCACACTAGTGCTATAATTGCTGCTGCAGTGGACACAGCTGTGTTGCCTTGTTACCTGGATACTAATCCCTGCCACATGTGGGACATGGCTGCACCACTGACGAGCCTTGGTCGAAAG gttgGTGCTTTATCCTGTTGTCTACCACTTCCGTTGGTTGCCAACAACAACTTGACTACCAGCCTGGGTGGCCACTCTATCAATGATCATTTCACTTCACTGTTACCTGGAGGAGCAGTGGATCAAAGT GTGGTTTATTGGTCACGGCAGACTGTGCTGAAAGGAATCCCTGCACATTATCCAATAGT CCCGCCTCACTCCATGCCACGCTCTTTGTCATCTCTTctcaacactcatgacacaagACCAAATACTTACTATCATGTAGTTCAAAAACCACTGCAAGTTCCTAAATCTTTTCCTAAAATGTTCTCACCTCAACTAACAGCGACAGGCTTATTGTCATCAGAGGAGGACAAGAATGATGTAAAGAGTTTACCAGTTGGGGCATCACTGCAGTCCAACAGTTCAATACACACCACTATTACATCACTTCTTGATGCGTTAAAGCACATTAATGTTAAAAG GTACCCTGTGTTTTCCACCAGTTGTCTGGACGCAGATGGGTGGACACATCTACAACAAGCATTACATGATTTAGCAGATTGTTATGTCACCTTGTCCACCGGTGACTGGAGCAGTGACAGTGACTAG
- the LOC136261866 gene encoding importin-11-like isoform X2, with the protein MAITYIKNGVDRHWRKGAISPIDPDEKETIRHHLLSGMEEPVNQVSIQLAVLISRIARMDCPEQWPQLLPILSTSIQSQSALLQQRALLTLKHVVKTLAGRRLANDRKMFYNITEQLFVNISELWERHTQQVLSSEPAAVLAVNVESAKNCLKILRQLIVFGFARFHVIAEVLTVVSVLFDRIKLFLDYRKRCDTHLADNMESMITVSMKTLLELHSHHPLGYVAFLNHTYQLIISYVFTSTGADKLYDKFVVQCMKLLRQILKCEDYQMPSNILSSVLPPAEVMQAQLVRTTVFKSDLLREITHQLITSYLILNNENIQHGLENPEEFVQGEGDGEIYEVSVKPCVEVTFLTIFSQFQDTVKPIVMEMLHKVQGRDLSSTDQELLEKEAVYRAVGLAAYELYDEIDYDNWYSTYLIRELEITDQRYMLVRYRVVWLLGHWVSVKMSTELRPSLYSCLLQLLHPSERLLIRLAASQSLYSSVDDFTFTAEDFSPFLSDMMSHLLQLLTDVEDCDTKLKVLRVISLIIESSGHHIQPHVLTIAQQMPLLWEQSAKHNLLRCSILTTLMKITQGLGNISTSLHSLLIPVITLATDPTQDSYVYLGEDGLTLWLTTLEYSSSLSLELVHLFSQNMSNVMGLSGGSSAADLSPESLLTCFKIIEHYCILGGADFLQACGGIIVSACQEYISDVKRDCVVAILEVLNRIIKTSHLAGAQLIHQQLFTVFLAVVRAEDHPPVMSGYFTTLAHLLYYSSMTFFSLIEQASTQLHQNVEDVFCSFVDLWHSKLNIIISLEQRKIVGLAISTLLPINDRCVLSRFGVLFNMCVEVLHDMCDWNDKDVLFDNLCTPSGGDKIKQTPEHDGYCENRKKLERFDPVWTVELHQAVSMKLDECERTHGPTRFQLILQSVEWSIREQMCEYVPAELAVKLLAT; encoded by the exons ATGGCTATTACGTACATTAAAAATGGTGTGGACCGACACTGGAGGAAAGGAGCCATCAG TCCAATAGATCCAGATGAGAAAGAAACCATACGACATCATTTACTGTCAGGAATGGAAGAACCAGTTAATCAG GTGTCTATACAGTTAGCTGTGTTGATCTCTCGCATTGCGAGAATGGATTGCCCCGAGCAATGGCCTCAATTGCTGCCTATTCTATCAACG TCAATTCAAAGCCAGTCAGCATTATTGCAGCAAAGGGCACTTCTCACTCTCAAACATGTTGTAAAGACTTTAGCTGGAAGAAGACTTGCTAATGACCGAAAGATGTTTTATAAT ATAACAGAGCAGTTGTTTGTGAACATTTCAGAGCTGTGGGAGAGGCACACCCAACAAGTGTTATCATCCGAG CCTGCTGCTGTGTTAGCTGTGAATGTTGAGAGTGCTAAGAATTGCTTGAAGA TTTTACGACAATTGATTGTGTTTGGTTTTGCTCGTTTCCATGTTATTGCTGAAGTCTTG ACTGTTGTCAGTGTGTTATTTGATCGTATCAAACTGTTTTTAGACTACA GAAAGAGGTGTGACACACACTTGGCAGACAATATGGAGAGCATGATCACAGTTTCCATGAAGACA TTGCTGGAGCTGCACTCTCACCATCCTCTTGGCTATGTCGCTTTCCTCAATCACACTTATCAACTGATAATCTCCTATGTATTTACTTCCACCGGAGCAG ATAAACTTTATGACAAATTTGTGGTTCAGTGTATGAAACTGTTACGACAAATTCTGAAGTGTGAGGATTATCAAATGCCCTCAAATATCTTATCATCTG TGTTACCACCTGCAGAAGTGATGCAGGCTCAGCTAGTGCGTACAACAGTGTTCAAATCTGATTTGTTACGAGAGATCACACATCAATTGATCACCTCTTATCTCATTCTAAACAATGAG AACATACAACATGGGCTGGAGAATCCTGAAGAATTCG TTCAGGGTGAAGGTGATGGAGAGATCTATGAAGTGTCTGTAAAG CCTTGTGTAGAAGTGACGTTCCTAACTATCTTCTCTCAGTTTCAAGACACTGTCAAACCCATTGTCATGGAAATGTTACATAAAGTTCAAG GAAGAGATCTTTCTTCTACGGATCAGGAGCTACTAGAGAAGGAGGCAGTATATCGTGCTGTGGGGTTGGCAGCATATGAACTGTATGATGAGATTGATTATGATAATTGGTACTCCACATATCTGATTCGTGAATTGGAGATCACTGATCAAAG GTACATGCTGGTTCGGTATCGTGTTGTGTGGTTGCTAGGACACTGGGTATCAGTAAAGATGTCAACAGAATTACGTCCTTCACTTTACTCCTGTTTATTACAATTATTGCACCCCAGTGAACGGCTCTTG ATCCGGCTAGCTGCCTCACAATCACTCTACTCTT CGGTGGATGACTTCACGTTCACTGCAGAAGacttctctcct TTTCTATCAGACATGATGTCCCATCTACTTCAGTTGTTGACTGACGTGGAAGACTGTGATACTAAA TTAAAGGTGTTACGGGTCATCAGTTTGATAATAGAGTCATCTGGTCATCACATCCAACCTCATGTACTAACCATAGCTCAGCAGATGCCACTGTTGTGGGAACAGTCGGCCAAACACAATCTTCTACGCTGCTCCATTCTTACTACACTAATGAAGATCACTCAGGGACTGGGCAATATCTCAACCAGTCTTCACTCACTGCTCATACCAGTGATCACCTTAGCAACTGACCCAACACAAGACTCGTATGTCTACCTTGGTGAAGATGGGCTCACTCTATG GTTAACTACGCTGGAGTATTCAAGTAGTTTAAGTTTGGAGCTGGTTCATCTGTTCAGCCAGAACATGTCCAATGTAATGGGGTTATCAGGTGGTTCCAGTGCTGCAG ATCTGTCTCCTGAGAGTTTGCTCACCTGCTTTAAGATCATAGAACATTACTGTATTCTAGGTGGAGCTGATTTCTTGCAG GCATGTGGGGGCATAATAGTGAGTGCTTGTCAGGAGTACATTAGTGATGTCAAACGAGACTGTGTGGTAGCCATTTTGGAG GTATTAAATAGAATTATCAAAACATCACATCTTGCCGGAGCACAACTAATCCATCAACAATTATTCACAGTGTTTCTAGCTGTAGTGCGAGCAGAG GACCACCCACCTGTCATGTCCGGCTACTTCACAACATTAGCACACCTACTCTATTACTCTTCAATGACATTCTTCTCTCTAATTGAACAAGCTAGTACACAACTACACCAGAAC GTTGAAGATGTATTTTGCTCATTTGTTGACTTGTGGCACAGTAAACTTAACATCATTATATCACTAGAACAACGCAAGATTGTTGGACTAGCCATCTCCACACTATTGCCCATCAATGACAG GTGCGTATTATCACGGTTTGGAGTACTGTTCAACATGTGTGTGGAAGTGTTGCATGATATGTGCGACTGGAATGATAAAGATGTCCTCTTTGA CAACTTGTGTACACCCAGTGGCGGTGACAAAATCAAGCAGACTCCAGAACATGATGGATATTGTGAGAACAGAAAGAAA TTGGAGCGGTTTGATCCAGTTTGGACGGTTGAGCTACATCAAGCTGTGTCAATGAAATTGGATGAGTGTGAACGTACTCATGGGCCAACAAGGTTCCAGTTAATACTACAAAGTGTGGAGTGGTCAATTAGAGAACAAATGTGCGAGTACGTACCAGCAGAACTAGCAGTGAAACTACTGGCCACATAA
- the LOC136261876 gene encoding sorting nexin-27-like, translating to MDEDSSQQPAEAPPREVKLEKGSHGFGFNIRGQVSEGGQLKSIGGVLYAPMQYISAVLEGGPADQAGIKVGDRVLEVNGVQVEGSDHQTVVQLIKRSGNVVSLSILSVTDEERAKLEVDSTPNPSSVEYYERRSVPLAIPSNEKKTDEYGKEYVVFNIHLASKLTAQRRYREFDALHANLKRQFPDFLFPRLPAKWPFALSAAQVDTRRRGLEDYMEKVCGIKVIFESDLVQDFLCIPQLGNQGPASPTATAARPVSPPQETKAEVKVTLPGGKICKVFVPKESSTPAVYQVVAKEIGLSESNMRFFSLFRMHDNNFYSKLGPREFPHQISQSQAVLSLRKWLFSAVHEKHIVQKDSVSCELIFLQTVEEVNQRKIDVSSYTQELQSLRLQGKQAEFLSVIASLPSYNSITFPHCKCDARKDGHIRVIVSLSHLKLQACDTDGTNQEQEHSFPWEMVQDHEADLEEEAFIFRYNREGKSPKLVRVFSKHYLFMEECVSRAIEESHWPLPSSAKEKKSAATVSTVSNHMQPTSYEPDDEEL from the exons ATGGACGAAGATTCTAGTCAGCAGCCCGCGGAAGCACCTCCGAGGGAGGTTAAACTAGAGAAGGGATCACATGGATTTGGATTCAACATCAGAGGGCAAGTGTCTGAAGGTGGCCAGCTCAAATCAATTGGAGGGGTGCTTTATGCGCCAATGCAGTATATAAGCGCAGTTCTAGAAGGTGGACCAGCAGATCAGGCAGGAATAAAAGTTGGAGACCGTGTGTTGGAAGT CAATGGAGTACAGGTAGAGGGTTCCGACCACCAGACAGTTGTACAGCTGATCAAGAGAAGTGGTAATGTTGTCAGTCTATCAATATTATCAGTTACGGATGAGGAGAGGGCCAAGTTAGAGGTGGACTCCACACCCAATCCCTCTTCAGTGGAGTACTATGAGCGACGATCTGTTCCTTTAGCAATACCCAGTAATGAGAAGAAGACAGATGAGTATGGGAAGGAATATGTG gtTTTTAACATCCATTTGGCCAGTAAGTTAACAGCTCAGAGAAGATATAGAGAATTTGATGCCTTACATGCTAAT CTAAAGAGACAGTTTCCAGACTTTTTGTTTCCAAGGTTGCCTGCTAAGTGGCCATTTGCATTAAGTGCTGCACAGGTAGACACACGTAGACGAGGTCTTGAAGACTATATGGAGAAAG TGTGTGGAATTAAAGTAATCTTTGAGAGTGATCTAGTACAAGATTTCCTCTGTATACCTCAACTTGGTAACCAG GGGCCAGCATCACCAACTGCTACAGCAGCTAGGCCAGTGTCACCACCACAAGAGACTAAAGCAGAGGTCAAGGTTACACTACCTGGTGGAAAAATCTGCAAAGTGTTTGTGCCCAAGGAATCATCAACACCTGCTGTGTATCAA GTTGTTGCTAAGGAGATTGGTCTCAGTGAAAGTAACATGCGATTCTTTTCATTGTTCAGAATGCATGATAATAACTTTT ATTCCAAACTAGGACCAAGGGAGTTTCCCCATCAGATATCTCAATCCCAGGCGGTTTTGTCATTACGCAAATGGCTGTTTTCTGCTGTCCAT GAGAAGCATATTGTACAGAAGGACAGCGTTTCATGTGAACTGATATTCTTACAAACAGTAGAAGAGGTGAATCAGCGGAAGATTGATGTGAGCAGCTATACACAGGAGCTACAATCACTACGGCTACAAGGCAAGCAAGCTGAG ttTCTCAGTGTGATAGCATCACTTCCATCATACAACTCTATCACTTTCCCCCACTGCAAATGTGATGCCAGGAAAGATGGACACATTAGAGTGATTGTGTCTCTCTCCCACCTCAAACTACAAGCTTGTGATACTGATGGTACTAACCAG GAGCAGGAGCATAGCTTCCCATGGGAAATGGTTCAAGATCACGAAGCAGATTTGGAGGAAGAAGCATTCATATTTCGGTACAATCGAGAAGGAAAATCTCCCAAATTAGTCCGAGTGTTTAGCAAGCAT TACTTATTCATGGAAGAGTGTGTTTCCCGAGCAATAGAAGAAAGTCACTGGCCATTACCATCATCA GCAAAGGAGAAAAAGTCTGCTGCTACAGTTAGTACAGTATCAAATCAT ATGCAGCCTACCAGTTATGAACCAGATGATGAGGAACTGTAA